One Salvia splendens isolate huo1 chromosome 12, SspV2, whole genome shotgun sequence genomic window carries:
- the LOC121757021 gene encoding probable UDP-3-O-acyl-N-acetylglucosamine deacetylase 1, mitochondrial, with translation MSVAAAFKSLKSSALFSWKPTGKLQKTVANCIERTGQGLHSGDIATVRILPEAARAGRYFIFGSNVIRASIDHVVRDTPLCTALSKDGYSVRTVEHLLSALEACGVDNCRIEIGGSNNCDRSVEVPIFDGSAREWVDAINQSGLKVAVDIDGQSCQRLAPYLNEPVHVLHNDSFITAIPNPKVCITYGIVYPQAPAIGCQWFSSSMLDESTYSSSIGPSRTFCIYEEVEHMRNLGLIKGGSAETAIVCSMNKGWMNPPLRYDNEPCRHKVLDLIGDFSLLAQEGNQGLLVAHIVAYKGGHSLHAEFVRRLVGNDAASEELTA, from the exons ATGAgcgtcgccgccgccttcaaatctctcaaatcttccGCCCTCTTCTCATGGAAACCc ACGGGCAAGTTGCAGAAAACTGTGGCGAATTGCATCGAGAGAACCGGTCAGGGACTCCACTCGGGAGACATAGCCACTGTTAGAATTCTTCCGGAGGCCGCCCGCGCCGGCCGCTACTTCATCTTCGGGTCAAACGTTATTCGCGCATCGATTGACCACGTTGTGAGAGACACGCCTCTATGCACCGCGCTTTCAAAAGATGGCTACAGCGTTCGAACCGTCGAGCACTTGCTCTCCGCTCTCGAGGCATGTGGCGTCGATAATTGCCGCATTGAGATTGGCGGATCCAACAATTGCGATCGCTCTGTTGAG GTTCCTATCTTTGACGGGTCAGCAAGAGAATGGGTGGATGCAATCAATCAATCCGGATTAAAGGTGGCTGTAGATATTGATGGTCAAAGTTGTCAAAGATTGGCACCGTATCTCAACGAACCTGTTCATGTGCTGCATAATGATTCTTTTATAACAGCAATCCCTAATCCGAAAGTCTGTATCACATATGGGATAGTCTACCCacag GCACCTGCAATTGGTTGCCAATGGTTCTCTTCCTCAATGTTGGATGAATCTACCTACTCCAGTTCTATTGGTCCATCTAGAACATTTTGTATTTATGAAGAG GTGGAACATATGCGCAACTTAGGACTTATCAAAGGGGGTTCGGCAGAAACAGCTATTGTCTGTAG CATGAATAAGGGATGGATGAATCCACCTCTGCGCTACGACAATGAGCCTTGCAGGCATAAGGTGTTGGATCTTATTGGCGATTTTTCCCTTTTGGCTCAAGAGGGTAATCAAGGTCTTCTGGTGGCTCACATTGTTGCTTATAAG GGTGGACACTCACTGCATGCTGAATTTGTTCGACGCCTAGTTGGGAATGATGCAGCTTCTGAGGAGCTCACAGCTTAG